The Girardinichthys multiradiatus isolate DD_20200921_A chromosome Y, DD_fGirMul_XY1, whole genome shotgun sequence genome has a window encoding:
- the LOC124864562 gene encoding ketosamine-3-kinase-like isoform X2: MEAKLKKELGTTMLKSTGHAVGGCISEGQSYDTDHGRVFVKINHKSEAKLMFDGEMASLEAILKTETVKVPKPMKVLKTARRAAGGFACSQQKTDGKTKQRAANSKGARQTETAPVEKYGFGINTCCGYIAQENEWQSDWVLFYSQQKLQHQLNLVEKSYGDREARELWAKLQLKIPEFFTNVEIVPALLHGDLWGGNTAECADGLVIFDPASFYGHSEFELAIAGMFGGFNSSFYSAYHDKIPQAPGFAQRSQLYQLFHYLNHWNHFGGGYRGSSIRIMKNLLK; the protein is encoded by the exons aTGGAAGCTAAATTAAAGAAAGAGCTCGGGACAACCATGCTGAAATCAACTGGTCACGCAGTCGGTGGATGCATCAGTGAGGGACAGAGTTACGACACTGATCATGGGAGAGTGTTTGTAAAGATCAATCACAAAAGCGag GCCAAGTTGATGTTTGATGGAGAGATGGCGAGCCTGGAGGCCATTTTAAAGACAGAAACTGTCAAAGTCCCAAAGCCAATGAAG GTACTCAAAACAGCTAGGAGAGCAGCTGGCGGATTTGCATGTTCACAACAAAAGacagatggaaaaacaaaacaaagagcagCAAACA GTAAAGGAGCCAGACAGACGGAGACAGCTCCTGTTGAGAAATATGGCTTTGGTATAAATACATGCTGTGGATATATAGCACAG GAAAACGAGTGGCAGAGCGACTGGGTGCTGTTTTACTCCCAGCAGAAGCTGCAGCACCAACTGAACTTGGTGGAGAAATCATATGGAGATCGGGAGGCAAGAGAGCTGTGGGCAAAACTACAG CTGAAGATCCCTGAGTTTTTCACCAATGTGGAGATTGTCCCTGCCCTCCTCCATGGAGACTTATGGGGAGGCAACACGGCAGAGTGTGCAGATGGCCTAGTCATCTTTGACCCAGCTTCCTTCTATGGCCATTCAGAGTTTGAGCTGGCTATTGCTGGGATGTTTGGTGGCTTCAATAGCTCTTTTTACTCTGCTTACCATGATAAGATTCCTCAAGCACCAGGCTTCGCGCAAAGAAGCCAGCTTTACCAACTCTTCCATTACCTGAATCACTGG
- the LOC124864562 gene encoding ketosamine-3-kinase-like isoform X1, whose product MEAKLKKELGTTMLKSTGHAVGGCISEGQSYDTDHGRVFVKINHKSEAKLMFDGEMASLEAILKTETVKVPKPMKVIELDTGGCVFVMEHLDMKSLNKYSKQLGEQLADLHVHNKRQMEKQNKEQQTVGKGARQTETAPVEKYGFGINTCCGYIAQENEWQSDWVLFYSQQKLQHQLNLVEKSYGDREARELWAKLQLKIPEFFTNVEIVPALLHGDLWGGNTAECADGLVIFDPASFYGHSEFELAIAGMFGGFNSSFYSAYHDKIPQAPGFAQRSQLYQLFHYLNHWNHFGGGYRGSSIRIMKNLLK is encoded by the exons aTGGAAGCTAAATTAAAGAAAGAGCTCGGGACAACCATGCTGAAATCAACTGGTCACGCAGTCGGTGGATGCATCAGTGAGGGACAGAGTTACGACACTGATCATGGGAGAGTGTTTGTAAAGATCAATCACAAAAGCGag GCCAAGTTGATGTTTGATGGAGAGATGGCGAGCCTGGAGGCCATTTTAAAGACAGAAACTGTCAAAGTCCCAAAGCCAATGAAGGTGATTGAGCTTGACACAGGGGGCTGCGTATTTGTGATGGAGCATCTGGACATGAAAAGTCTTAACAA GTACTCAAAACAGCTAGGAGAGCAGCTGGCGGATTTGCATGTTCACAACAAAAGacagatggaaaaacaaaacaaagagcagCAAACAGTGg GTAAAGGAGCCAGACAGACGGAGACAGCTCCTGTTGAGAAATATGGCTTTGGTATAAATACATGCTGTGGATATATAGCACAG GAAAACGAGTGGCAGAGCGACTGGGTGCTGTTTTACTCCCAGCAGAAGCTGCAGCACCAACTGAACTTGGTGGAGAAATCATATGGAGATCGGGAGGCAAGAGAGCTGTGGGCAAAACTACAG CTGAAGATCCCTGAGTTTTTCACCAATGTGGAGATTGTCCCTGCCCTCCTCCATGGAGACTTATGGGGAGGCAACACGGCAGAGTGTGCAGATGGCCTAGTCATCTTTGACCCAGCTTCCTTCTATGGCCATTCAGAGTTTGAGCTGGCTATTGCTGGGATGTTTGGTGGCTTCAATAGCTCTTTTTACTCTGCTTACCATGATAAGATTCCTCAAGCACCAGGCTTCGCGCAAAGAAGCCAGCTTTACCAACTCTTCCATTACCTGAATCACTGG